The DNA segment AGAAGGTGCGCGAGTTCGTGCTGGAGGCGCACGCCCTGCGCGTCCCGACGGTGCGGATCCTGCACGGCAAGGGGACCGGCGCGCTGCGGGACGCGGTCCGGGAGACGCTGCGGGGGGAGGCGCGGGTCGCGCGGTACGAGGATGCGGTCCCCTACGAGGGGGGGCACGGCGTGACGGTGGCGCACCTGGACGTGTGACGCGGGGTGCGGGCCGGGGTAGCCTGGCGGCGTGAGCCAGATGCGCCCCCGCGCCGTGGTGTTCGACCTCGACGGCACCCTGATCGACAGCCTGCCCGACATCGTCGCCAGCTTCCGGGCGGCGTTCGTGGATCGGGGCCTGCCCGCCCCGCGTGCGGGGGCCGTGCGCGCCGAGGTGGGGCGGCCGCTGGAGGCGATGATCGCGGCGTTCGCGCCGGACCGGGTGGCGGACGTCGCGGCGGCGTACCGGCGGATCTACCCCGAGCGGTTCCTGGACACCACCGCGCCGTTCCCGGGGGCGCTCGAGACGCTGGCGGCCCTGCGGGCGCGGGGGCTGCGCACGGCGGTGGCGACGACGAAGCGGACGGCGATGGCGCGCGACCTGGTGGAGGCGGTGGGGTTGGCGCCGTACCTGGATCACGTGCAGGGGACCGACGACCTGCCGGCGAAGCCGGCGCCGGACGTCGTGTGGGCGGCGTTGCGGGCGGTGGCGGCGGAGGGGACGTGGATGGTGGGGGATACGGTGCACGACCTCGAGGCGGGGCGGGCGGCGGGGTTGGCGACGTACGGCGTGACGTGGGGGACGCACGACGCCGCGACGTTGCGGACGGCGGCACCGGACGCGCTCGAGCCGGACCTCGCGGCGCTCGTGACGCGGCTGGGGTGACGCCCCCGCGCACGGGGGTGGGGCGGGTCGGCGGGTATCGTTGCGCATGAGCACACGCGAAACGCAGTACGTGATCGACGCCTTGGCGGAGGACTCCTGGCGGATGTTCCGCATCCTGGGCGAGTTCGCCCAGGGGTTCGAGGCGATGGCGGACGTCGGCAAGGCGGTGACGGTGTTCGGCTCGTCGCGCCTCGCGGCGGACGGGGAGGCGTACGCCAAGGCGCGTCGCCTGGCCGAGGCGTTGGCGGGGCAGGGGTACGCGGTGTTGACCGGTGGGGGGCCGGGCATCATGGAGGCCGCGAACCGGGGGGCGTTCGAGGCGGGCGGCCGGTCGGTGGGGGTGAACATCACCCTCCCGCACGAGCAGAGTCCGAACCGCTTCCAGACCGACGCGCTGGACTTCACGTACTTCTTCGTGCGCAAGGTGATGCTGGTGAAGTACGCGACGGCGTTCGTGGCGTTCCCGGGGGGGTTCGGCACGATCGACGAGCTGTTCGAGGCGCTGACGTTGATTCAGACGCTGAAGATCAAGCCGTTCCCGGTGTACCTGGTCGACGTCGCCTACTGGCAGGGGTTGGTGGAGTGGATGGAGGCCACGCTGGTGCGCGAGGGCACGATTCACGCGCGCGACCTGCAGCTGTTCCAGCTGGTGGACGACGTCGCGGAGATCCCGGCGGCGATCGAGGCGTACTACCGAAGCGAGACGCGTGCGGGGTTCGACGTACCGAACGGGCGGGACGTGCCGGGCGACGGCGACTGAGCGGCCCCGCAAGGAATCCTCGGCCTGTCGCTTGGAAAACTTGACACGCTCACACTAAGGTTTTATCTTGGTGGGGAACGGCGACGGGGGTCCGCCCCCGCGCCCACACCACCTTCGAGGAGGGATTCCATGGCACTCGTCCGCATGCAGACCCCCCGCACCCTGACCCGCGACCCGATGTTCGACGCCGTCGACCGGCTCTTCGACCTCGCGCAGGGCGCCGCCGCGCCGGCCGCCGCCGGCCCCGACGTCCCGACCGACCTCTACGAGACCGACGAGGCGTGGGTCCTCGAGATGGCCGTCCCCGGCCTCGCCGCCGACGACCTCGACGTCGCCCTCGAGAACCGCGACCTGACCGTCCGCGCCGACCTGCCCGCCCACGAGGGCGAGGACCGCCGCTACTGGCGGCGCGGCCTCCCGCGCGGCACCGTCAGCCGCACCTTCCGCCTCCCCGACGGCGTCGACGCCGACGCGGTCGCGGCCCGCGTCCACGACGGCCTGCTGACGCTCACGCTGCCCAAGGCGCACGAAGCGAAGGTCAAGAAGATCGCCATCGACGCCAACTGAGCGGCGTCCTCGCCCCACGACGACGCGCGGCGGGCCGAAGCCCGCCGCGCGTCCGCGTCCGGGTCGTGCGCGACGCCTCAGAAGGTCAGGCCGCCGTCGGTGAACGGCGGCAACGCGTCGAGCCCGAACACCTGCGCCGCGACCGCGTAGATCTCCGGCGGCTCCATGCCCGCCCCCAGGTACGTGTCGTCCCGCCAGATCTCGACGTGCGGGTGCGGACCCGCCTCGGTCCCCGCCGCCGCCTCCGACGTCCCGGAGTTCCCGGTGAAGCCGACCGTCGCCCCCTGCGCCACGCGCGCACCCTCGACGACGCCCTCGGCGACGCCGGACAGGTGCGCGTAGCGGCTGACGAACCCGCCCGCGTGGCGGATCCACACCTGCCGCCCCCGCAAGGCGTCCAGCACGTCGGGCGGCGTCGTCAGCGACGACGTCGCCTCCTCGATCAACGCGTCGTAGCGCGCCTGCGTGAGCGGCGCGTAGTCGACGTCCGCCCGGATCACCGTTCCCGCCGCCACCGCCCGCTGCGGCGTGCCGTAGGCGATCTCGACGCTCACCGTCCCGTCGTAGAAATCGAAGCCCTCGTGCGTCCCGTTGCGGTAGCGGCGCGGCGCCCCCGGCAGGTGGCTCGCGCGCGACGACAGCGTCGCGCCGTCGATCGGCACGACGTACATCGACGGCCAGCCCTCCGCGAAGGGCGCCCCGCCCCGCAGCTCCGCGATCGCGTCGAAGCCGTCGCTCAGCTCCACCAGGCGCCCGTACAGCCCGCTCCCCCGCACCGGCGGGTGGTCGGCCGCCAGGTCCACCGCCCGCACGCCGTCGGCGTCGCGGACGTGCGGGTCCGCCCCGGCGTTCAGCAGCAACAGCGCCGTCGAGGCGCTCGGGGCGGCGTCCGCGGCGAACATCAACGCCGTCCAGCCCCCCGCCGACCGCGCGTTCACGTCCGCGCCCGCCGCCAGCAGCCGCCGCACCACGTCGTCGTGCCCCGCCGCCGCCGCCCGCATCAACGGCGTCCGCCCGAAGGCGTCCGTCGCCGACGTCGGTGCGCCCGCCGCCAGCGCCGCATCCACCTCCGACGGGACGCCCGCGTCCGACGCGCTCAGCAGCACCGTCGCCGGCGCCGGCGGCGCCTCGGCCTCCGCGCCACCCCCCCTCGAGGCGGCGAACCACCCGACGACCCCCAAGATCCCCACGACCACCATCGCGGCCACGATGCGCATCATGCCCGCAGGCTACCCCGACCGACCGCCGTACGCCGCGTCCCCGCGGAAGCGGTAGCCTCGCGGGCGTGCGTCGCCCCGCCCGCCCCCTCCCGATCCGCGAACTGCGCGACCTGCTGGCCCTCGCCGGCCCCCTGATCGCCGCCCAACTCGCGCAGATCGGCATGAACACCGTCGACACCGTCATGGCCGGCCGCCTCGGTCCCGACGCGCTCGCCGGCATCGCGCTGGGGGGCGTGGTGTACCAAAGCACCCTCATCCTCGGCATGGGCGTCCTCTTCGCCGTCGCCCCCCTCGTCTCCGGCGCGCTCGGCGCGGACCGCCCCGACCGGGCCGGCCGCACCGCCCGCCAAGGCCTGTGGCTGGCGCTGCTGCTCGGCGTCCCGATCACGCTCGGCCTCCGCGAGGTCGGTCCGCTGCTGCAGCACCTCGGGCAGGACCCCGACACCGCCGCCCTCGCCGGCGGTTACCTCGGGACCGTCGCCTTCGGCTACCTCCCCGCCCTCGCCCTCGTCGCGGCCCGCGGGTTCCTCGAGGGGATCGGCGACGCCCGCCCGATCATGGTCACCCTGATCCTCGGGATCGGCGCGAACGTCGTCGCGAACGACGCCCTCATGTTCGGCCGCTACGGCCTGCCCGCCCTCGGTCTCGTCGGGACCGGCGTCGCCACCGCCCTCGTCTACACCGCCATGGCGACCGCCCTCCTCGCCTACGTCGCCCTCCGCCACCCCCGCTACCGCGTCCTGCGCGGCCTCCGCCGGCCCGACCCCGGCGTGCTCCGCGAGATCTTCGCGCTCGGTTGGCCCATCGGCCTCACCCTCGGCTTCGAAGCGGCCCTCTTCGCCATCACCGCCGTCCTCATGGGGACCTTCGGCCCCGACGCGCTCGCCGGCCACCAGATCGCCATCCAGGCCGCCTCGGTGACCTTCATGGTCCCCGTCGGCCTCGCCAACGCCACCGGCGTCCGCGTCGCCCGCGCCGCCGGCGCCCGCGACCGCACCGGCGTCCGCCGCGCCGGCCTCACCGGGATCGGGGTCGCCGTCGCCTTCATGAGCCTCACCGCCCTCGTCTTCCGCTTCGCGCCCGACCTCGTCGTCGCCGCCTTCCTCGACCCCACCGCCCCCGGCAACGCCGCCACCGTCCGCTTCGCCGCGACGTTCCTCGGCATCGCCGCCATCTTCCAGGTCGTCGACGGCGTCCAAGTCACCGCGTCCGGCGCGCTGCGCGGCCTGCGCGACACCCGCGTCCCCATGCTCCTCAGCTTCGTGTCGTACGGCGTCGTCGGCCTCGGCAGCGGCGTGACCCTCGCGTTCGCCGCCGACCTCGCGGGGCGCGGCCTGTGGATCGGCCTCGTGATCGGCCTCGCGACCGCCGCGACCCTCCTCACCACCCGCTTCCTGCGCGCCACCCGCCCCGGCGCCGGGGCCCTCCCCGGCGTCCCCGACCCCGCCGCCGACGGGGTACACTAGGCCCCATGAGCACGCTCACGTCCATCCTCGTCTACTCGACGTTGGTGCTCGGCGGCCTCACCGCCGCCGCCGCCGCGTTCGTGTTCCTCGGCCTCTGGATCGCCGGCGAGACGGACGACGGCGAGCCCGACGCCGCCCACTGACCCCGCCCGCGTGACGACGCCGGACCCGCCGGCCCGCCCGCGCGTCGCGGCGCTCCGCCGCTACCTCGCCGCGCCCGACCTCACGGCCCGCGACGCCGCCGCGAAGCTCGGCCTCGTTCACGCCGCCGCCTTCGCCGCGCAGGTCCTCGCCGCCGGCGGCGTCGTCGCTGCGGTCGTGACCCTCGCCGGCCGTCAGGACGCCCCCAGCGGCGTCGTCGCGGCGACCCTGCTCACCGCGAGTTACCTGCACCTCGCGATCGGCGTCGCCGCCGCGGTCGGCGGCACGCAGGCCGCAGCCCGCACCGCCGCCCGCTGGCGCGACGGCGCCCCCCATCGTGCGGACGCGCCGGCCGACCCCTCGACGGCCGACGGCCCGACCCTGACGACCGTCCGCCGCGCCGGCCTGTCGGCCGCCCTCCTCGGCGGGCTGCTGCTGGCCGTCCCCGCCTGGTTCCTCGCCTTCGCCTGGGCCACCGGCCAGGGGGCCGGCACGCTGGTCGGGACCGCCGCCGCCCTCGCCCTCGGCTACGCCCTCGGCCTCCTTCAGGTCCGGCGCATCGGTCGGGCCGTCACGCCCGAGCCTCCGGAGGGGGCCCCGGGCGGGGGGGCCGAACGAACGTCGGGCCCCGACGACGACGCGACCGGGGCCGCCTGAACGACGGGCGTGCGTCAGACCGGTTCGGTCGCGCCGTCCTGCTCGAACCAGGCGCGCCAATCCCAACTGCTCTTGTGGACGCGGGCGAGCTGGAAGGTCTCGGTGCTTTCGATGCCCTCGACCTCCGTCGGCAGGCGTTCCGCCACGAACTCGTGGAGGGCGGCGACGCTCGGGTGCAGCGTCTGGATGATGAGGTCGGCCGAGCCGAAGCTGCTGCCGACGAAGCGCACGTTGGGCAGCTCCGTCAGCGCCTCGGCCACGGCGTTGGAGCGACCGACCCGGGTCCGCACGAGGGTGATCGCGTTGACCGGCACGCCCAGCGCGACCGGGTCGCCGACCGCGGAGATGCGGATCCAGCCGGCCTGAGTCATGCGCTGCACGCGCGAGCGGACGGTGGCCTCCGCGACGTCGAGGTCGCGGGCGATCTCGCGGTAGGGACGACGCCCGTCGTCCTCGAGGGCCATGATGATGCGTTGATCCAAGGGGTCGAGCGCCATGGGCCGAGCCTACCCTTCCGCGACGCGAGCGAAGGGCTCCGCGTCGCCTGCGCAAAGATGTACGACGATTGGTGTTCTAGCACGCAATGCAATAAAAATACGTCGTCATCGTTGACATTGCGCGAGGACGCCCCGTAGAGTCTGCGCACGTCGCGGCTCCCCCCGCGCATCCGGCGCGTCCGGGGGTCCGGCGCCACGATCGGACCGCCCCGTCCCGCGGTCCGCGAGGGAGGCCCCATGAAGCGTCCGTTGTTCCGACTCCTCCTCGGCACGGCCCTGATCGCGCTCCTCGGTAGCGCCGCCGCGCAAACCGTGCGCGTCGGTCTCGCCGAGGACCCCGACGTCCTCGACCCCGACCTGGGGCGCACCTACGTCGGCCGCATCGTCTTCGCCAGCCTGTGCGACAAACTCTTCGAGATCACGCCCGACCTCGAGATCTTCCCGCAACTCGCGTCCGGCTACGACGTCGCCGACGACGGCCTCTCGGTCACCATCGACGTGCGCCCCGGCGTCGTCTTCCACGACGGCACGCCGCTCGACGCCGAGGCGGTCAAGTACAACCTCGAGCGCTCCAAGACCCTCCCCGGCTCCAACCGCTCCAGCGAACTCGCGCAGGTCGAATCGATCGACGTCGTCGACGACGACACGGTGCGCCTGAACCTGAGCGAGCCGTTCGCGCCGCTCATCGCGCTCCTCGCCGACCGCAGCGGCATGATGATCTCGCCGGCCGCCGCCGAGGAGCTCGGCGAGGACTTCGGTCGCTCGCCCGTCTGCGCCGGCCCCTTCGAGTTCGTCGAGCGCGTGGCGCAGGACCGCATCGCGCTCGAGCGCTTCGACGGCTACTGGGACGCCGACGCCATCGCGATCGACGAGGTCGTGTTCCTCCCGATCCCCGACACCAGCGTCCGCCTCGCCAACCTGCAGGCCGGCGACCTGCAGGTCATCGAGCGCGCCGCCCCCACCGACCTCGGGATCATCCGCGACGATCCCGACCTCACCCTGCCCTCCGCCGCCAGCCTCGGCTACCAGGGCATCACCGTCAACGTCGCCAACCCGGAACCGCGCGACGACCCGATGGCGACCGACCCGCGCGTCCGCGAAGCGTTCGAGCTCGCCATCGACCGCGAGGTCATCAACGACGTCGTCTTCGGCGGCGAATTCATCGTCGGGAACCAGGCGGTCCCGCCCAGCAGCCCCTGGTACGTCGACGCCTACCCGATCGCCGAACGCGACGTCGAGCGCGCCCGTGAGCTGCTCCGCGAGGCCGGCCACGACCGCGTGGCCTTCGAGATGATGGTCGCCAACAACCCGCAGTCGGTCCAGATCGGCGAGGTCGTCCAGGCGCTCGCCGCCGAAGCCGGCTTCGACGTCACCGTCCGCGCCACGGAGTTCGCGACCGCCCTCGACCTGTGGGAGCAGGGCGAGTACGACACCTTCCAGGTCGGCTGGTCCGGACGCCTCGATCCCGACGGCAACATCCACTCGTTCCAGACGTGCGACGGCAACCTGAACGAGCACGGCGTGTGCGACGAGGAGACCTCGCGCCTCCTGAACGAAGCGCGCGTCACCAGCGGCTTCGACGACCGCTACGCGCTGTACGAGGCCGCGGCGGAGCGCTACCTGCCCAACCGCCACGTGATCTACCTCTACCACCAGCAACTGTTCTTCCCGCACACCGCCGCGATGCAGGGCTTCGAGGCCTACCCCGACGGCATCATCCGCTTCCAAGGCGTCACGCTCGACTGACGTCCGCGCTCCACCGGCGAAGGGGTGGGCTTCGGCCCACCCCTCGCCCTTCGAGGAGACCCGTGCTTGCCTTCGTCGCCCAGCGTGCCCTGACCGCGATCCCCACCCTCCTCATCGTCACGGTGATGGTGTTCGGCATCCAGCGGTCGCTTCCCGGCGACCCCGCCGTCATCCTCGCCGGCGAGGAACGCGACCCGCAGGTGATCGCCTTCATCCGCGCGAAGTACCGGCTCGACGAGCCGATCCCCGTTCAATATGTTGCTTGGCTCGGCCAACTCGCTCGCGGCGACCTCGGCGTCTCGATGCGGACCGGCGAGCCCGTCTCTTCCCTCATCCTCACCAAGCTTCCCGTCACGGTGCAACTCGCCGTCCTCTCCATCCTCGTCGCCGTCGCCGTGGCCATCCCCGCGGGCGCCATCGCCGCGACGAGGAAGAACACCGGCTGGGACGTCGCCGGTACGGTGGTCGCCCTCTCGGGGTTGTCGATCCCCAACTTCTGGCTGGGGATCATGCTGATCCTGCTCGTCTCCGTCCAACTGGGGTGGTTGCCGGCGTCCGGCTTCGTGCCCTTCCTGGAGGACCCGCTCGAGAACCTCCGGCGCATGATCATGCCCGCGTTCGTCCTCGGGACCGGACTGGCCGCGGTGTTGATGCGGCAGATGCGCTCCTCGATGCTCGAGGTCCTCTCGCAGGACTTCGTCCGCACCGCCACCGCCAAGGGCGCGAGCGGCTGGACGACCGTCGTGCGGCACGCCATGCGCAACGCCCTCATCCCCGTCGTCACCATCCTCGGTCTGCAGCTCGGCACGCTCCTTTCCGGCGCCGTGCTGACCGAGCAGGTCTTCACGATCCCCGGCTTCGGGAAGTTGATCGTCGACGCCGTCTTCAACCGCGACTACGCCGTCGTCCAAGGCGTCGTCCTGTTCACCGCCACGTCCTACATCGCCATCAACCTCGCGGTGGACGTGCTCTACGCCGTCCTCGACCCCCGCATCTCCGGGTCCCGCGCATGACCGGCGCCCTGCCCCGCCCGACCCGCACGTGGACCGCGTGGTGGACGAGCCGCCCGATGCGCCGCCTCCGGTCCCGCCCCATCGCGCTCGTCGGCGGCGCCGTCGTCCTCCTCTTCGTGACGCTGGCCGTCCTGGCCCCCTGGATCGCCCCCCACGACCCCGCCGCCACCGATTTCCTCTCCGTCCGGCAGGCCCCCTCGGGCAGCTACTGGTTCGGGACGGACGAGATCGGCCGGGACGTCCTATCGCGCGTCCTCTTCGGCGCGCGCGCCAGCCTCGTCGCCGGCGTCATCTCGGTCGCCATCGCGCTCCTCGCCGGCGTGCCGCTCGGCCTGATCGCAGGGTTCTACGGCGGCTGGCTGGACGAGGTCGTCATGCGCCTCACCGATGCGCTGTTGTCGTTCCCGTTCCTGATCCTCGCCGTCGCCCTGGCGGCGGCGTTGGGCCCCAGCCTGCAGAACGCCATGATCGCCATCGGGATCGCCGTCACGCCGACCTTCGTGCGACTCATGCGCGGCCAAGTGCTGGCCGTGAAGAACGCCGAGTACGTCCAGGCCGCGCGCGCCCTCGGGGCGGGCGACGGGCGGATCCTGGCGCGCCACGTGCTGCCCAACGCCTTCGCACCGATCCTGGTGCAGGCGACCGTCACCATCGCCCAGGCGATCATCGCCGAATCGTCCCTGTCGTTCCTGGGCCTCGGCGTCCAACCCCCGACGCCCAGCTGGGGAGGCATGTTGAACACCGCCAAGAACTTCCTCGTCCAAGCGCCCTGGATGGCGATCTGGCCCGGCCTGTCGATCTTCGTCACCGTCCTCGCCTTCAACCTCTTCGGCGACGGCCTGCGCGACGCCTTCGACCCGAGGGACGCCTGATGGCCCCCCTTCGCGCCCCCACCGCGCTGGACCTCGCCACGTTCTCCGTCTGCCTCCGCGGCACCTGCGGTGGGTACGGCGTGGCCGTCGCCACCGCCCGCCCGAACGTCGGGGCCCTCGTCCCGTACGTCTCCCTCCAGGGCGCCGTCGCCACCCAAGCGCGGGTCGACACCACCCTCGGTGAGCGCACCCTGGCCCTCGTCGGTCGCGGCATGCCCGTCGCCACCGCCATCGACGCGCTGCTGTCCGTGGACGACGCCCGCCCGGTCCGCCAGCTGCACGGCGTCGACGCGACCGGCGCCCACGCGGCGACCGGAGCGGACTGCGTCCCCTGGGCCGGGTCCCGCGCCGGCGACGGCGTCAGCGTGGCCGGCAACATGCTGGCCGGCCCCGAGGTCGTCGACGCCATGCTCGAGGCCGCCGAGGCGGACCGCGACCGCGAGATCGGCGAGCGGCTCCTGCGCGTCCTCGAGGCCGGCCAAGCCGCGGGCGGCGACAAGCGCGGCAAGCAGTCCGCCGCCCTGCTGGCCGCCTCCCCCGAACCGCGCCTCCACCACAACCTCCGCGTCGACGACCACGCCGACCCCGTCGCCGAACTCCGGCGCCTCAAAGGGGTCATGGACGCGCAGACCGACGCCATCCGCCGCGACTACGGAGAGGAGGGCGTGCGCCTGTTCAGCCGGGTCCGCCGCTGAGGCGGACGGGGCGACGGGTACACTCGCACCGACCATGGACACCCTGCACCTCTTGTGGTCGTTCGCCAAGGTAGGCCTCTTCGGCTTCGGCGGCGGCCCCTCGATGATCCCGCTCATCCAAGAGGAGGTCGTCGACGTCCAGCGGTGGTTGACGAAGGACGAGTTCCTCGACGCCTTCGCGTTCGGCAACGCGCTGCCCGGCCCCATCGCGACGAAGATGGCGGGGTACGTGGGGTTCAAGGTCGCCGGCTGGCCCGGCGCCGCCGCCGGCCTGGTCGGCGTCACGGTCCCCACGATCCTCGCCATGATCGCGCTCGGCGGCCTGTACCTCCGCTACCGCGACGCGCCGGCGTTCGAAGCGTTCCTGCGCGGCGTCCGACCGGTCGTGATCGCGCTCTTGGCGTTGGTCGTGTGGGAGTTCGCGCCCCGCGCCTTCGGCGCCCCCCCGCAGTGGCTGGCCAACTGGGCCCTCTGGGGGCTCGGCCTCGTCGCCTTCGTCGCCGCCGCCCGGTTCGGCGTTCACCCCGCCCTCCTCATCGTCGCCGGCGGCGTCGTCGGCGTCCTCTTCCTGCGCTGACGCGCACCCCTAGGAGCCGCATGGATCCCTCCACCCCCTACCCCTCGCAGCGCATGCCGGTCCTGGCGCGCAACGTCGTCGCCACCAGCCAGCCGTTGGCCGCCACCGCCGGCCTGCGCATGCTGACCGACGGCGGGAACGCCGTCGACGCCGCCATCGCGGCCGCCATGACCCTCACCGTGGTCGAGCCCACCAGCAACGGCCTCGGCAGCGACGCCTTCGCGATCCTCTGGGACGGCCGGTCCCTGCACGGCCTGAACGCCTCCGGGCGCAGCCCCACGGCGCTCACGCCCGAGCGGTTCGAAGGCCTGGACGCCATCCCCCTGCGCGGGGAGGCCACCGTCACGGTGCCGGGCGCCGTCTCCGCCTGGATCGAGATGCACCGCCGCTTCGGGTCGTTGCCCCTGCACCGCATCGCCGAACCCGCGATCCACTACGCCCGCGACGGCTTCCCGGTGTCCCCCATCACGGCGCGCGCGTGGGCCACCGCCGAGGGCACCTTCGCGGGCCGCGCCGACTTCGCCGACGCGTTCCTGCCCGGCGGCCGCGCGCCCCACGCGGGGGAGACCTGGCGCTTTCCCGACCAGGCGGCGACCCTGGAGACGATCATCGAGACCGAGGGCGAAGCGTTCTATCGGGGGGCCCTGGCCGAGCGCATGGCGGCGCACGTCCAGGCCGGCGGCGGACCCCTCGCCGAGGCCGACCTGGCCGCCCACCGCGCGGAGTGGGTCGGCACGATCTCGACCGCCTACGGTGAGCACGAACTGCACGAGATCCCCCCCAACGGCCAGGGCCTCGCCGCCCTCCTCGCGCTCGGCATCCTCCGCCACACCGACGTCGCCGACCACGACCCGGACTCCGCCGCCGCCCTGCACCTGCAGATCGAAGCGATGAAACTCGCGTTCGCCGACGCGCATCGCTACGTCGGCGATCCCGACCACCTCGACGTGCCGCCGGACGCCCTGCTGGACGACGGGTACCTCGCCGAACGCGCCGCGCGCATCGACCCCACGCGGGCGGGCGACCCGGCGTACGGCGTGCCGAAGCGCGGCGGGACGGTGTACCTCACCGCCGCCGACGCCGAGGGCCGCATGGTGTCGTTCATCCAGTCCAACTACTACGGCTTCGGGTCGGGCGTCGTGGTGCCCGGCACCGGCATCTCGCTGCAGAACCGCGGGGCGGGCTTCACGCTCCAGCCGGGGCACCCCAACCAGGTGGGGCCCGCCAAGCGGCCGTTCCACACCATCATCCCCGCCTTCCTGACGCGGGGCGGCGCCCCGGACATGAGCTTCGGGGTGATGGGCGGCCCCATGCAGCCGCAAGGGCACGTCCAGATGGTGCTCCGCACCGTCCTGTGGGGCCAGAACCCGCAGGCCGCCGCCGACGCGCCGCGCTGGCGGGTCGTCGAGGGCCGCACCGTCGCCCTGGAGGCCTCGGTCGGACAGGCCACCGTCGACGCGCTCCGCGACCTCGGGCACGACGTCACCCGCGCCGCCCCGGAGCACGGCTTCGCGTTCGGCGGCGCGCAACTCGTTCGGCGCCTCCCCGACGGCGGCTACGTCGCCGGCAGCGACCCCCGCAAGGACGGCCTCGCCGTCGGGTTCTGACGCGCTCGGCGCCGGCGGGGCCGTCCGTGCCGGCCGGCCGACACGGACGGCGGCCGGTTCGTGCCACCCTCGCGTCGGCGCCGGGACGATGCGGTCCCCGCGCGACGCATCGACGCGGGCGGAACGCCCGCGAGGAGGCTGCATGAGCGAAGCGAAATCCGGCGATACCGTGCACGTCCACTACACCGGCACCCTCGACGACGGCACCGTGTTCGACAGCAGCGAGGGGCGCGACCCCCTCACCGTCACCCTCGGGTCCGGCCAGGTCATCCCCGGCTTCGAAGCGGCGGTCGTCGGCATGAGCGTCGGCGAAACGAAGAAGGCCCGCCTCGAACCGCACGACGCCTACGGCGAACGGCGCGACGACCTGATGCTCGACGTGCCGCGCAGCGACCTGCCCGAGGACCTCGAGGTGGAGCTCGGTACGCCGCTGCAACTCCAGCAGGAGGACGGCCAAGCGGTGCCCGTCACCGTCGCCGCCCTCGACGACACCAGCATCACGCTCGACGCCAACCCGCCGCTCGCGGGG comes from the Trueperaceae bacterium genome and includes:
- a CDS encoding ABC transporter permease → MLAFVAQRALTAIPTLLIVTVMVFGIQRSLPGDPAVILAGEERDPQVIAFIRAKYRLDEPIPVQYVAWLGQLARGDLGVSMRTGEPVSSLILTKLPVTVQLAVLSILVAVAVAIPAGAIAATRKNTGWDVAGTVVALSGLSIPNFWLGIMLILLVSVQLGWLPASGFVPFLEDPLENLRRMIMPAFVLGTGLAAVLMRQMRSSMLEVLSQDFVRTATAKGASGWTTVVRHAMRNALIPVVTILGLQLGTLLSGAVLTEQVFTIPGFGKLIVDAVFNRDYAVVQGVVLFTATSYIAINLAVDVLYAVLDPRISGSRA
- a CDS encoding ABC transporter permease; its protein translation is MTGALPRPTRTWTAWWTSRPMRRLRSRPIALVGGAVVLLFVTLAVLAPWIAPHDPAATDFLSVRQAPSGSYWFGTDEIGRDVLSRVLFGARASLVAGVISVAIALLAGVPLGLIAGFYGGWLDEVVMRLTDALLSFPFLILAVALAAALGPSLQNAMIAIGIAVTPTFVRLMRGQVLAVKNAEYVQAARALGAGDGRILARHVLPNAFAPILVQATVTIAQAIIAESSLSFLGLGVQPPTPSWGGMLNTAKNFLVQAPWMAIWPGLSIFVTVLAFNLFGDGLRDAFDPRDA
- a CDS encoding DUF1028 domain-containing protein, with the protein product MAPLRAPTALDLATFSVCLRGTCGGYGVAVATARPNVGALVPYVSLQGAVATQARVDTTLGERTLALVGRGMPVATAIDALLSVDDARPVRQLHGVDATGAHAATGADCVPWAGSRAGDGVSVAGNMLAGPEVVDAMLEAAEADRDREIGERLLRVLEAGQAAGGDKRGKQSAALLAASPEPRLHHNLRVDDHADPVAELRRLKGVMDAQTDAIRRDYGEEGVRLFSRVRR
- a CDS encoding chromate transporter, with translation MDTLHLLWSFAKVGLFGFGGGPSMIPLIQEEVVDVQRWLTKDEFLDAFAFGNALPGPIATKMAGYVGFKVAGWPGAAAGLVGVTVPTILAMIALGGLYLRYRDAPAFEAFLRGVRPVVIALLALVVWEFAPRAFGAPPQWLANWALWGLGLVAFVAAARFGVHPALLIVAGGVVGVLFLR
- a CDS encoding gamma-glutamyltransferase family protein, with the translated sequence MDPSTPYPSQRMPVLARNVVATSQPLAATAGLRMLTDGGNAVDAAIAAAMTLTVVEPTSNGLGSDAFAILWDGRSLHGLNASGRSPTALTPERFEGLDAIPLRGEATVTVPGAVSAWIEMHRRFGSLPLHRIAEPAIHYARDGFPVSPITARAWATAEGTFAGRADFADAFLPGGRAPHAGETWRFPDQAATLETIIETEGEAFYRGALAERMAAHVQAGGGPLAEADLAAHRAEWVGTISTAYGEHELHEIPPNGQGLAALLALGILRHTDVADHDPDSAAALHLQIEAMKLAFADAHRYVGDPDHLDVPPDALLDDGYLAERAARIDPTRAGDPAYGVPKRGGTVYLTAADAEGRMVSFIQSNYYGFGSGVVVPGTGISLQNRGAGFTLQPGHPNQVGPAKRPFHTIIPAFLTRGGAPDMSFGVMGGPMQPQGHVQMVLRTVLWGQNPQAAADAPRWRVVEGRTVALEASVGQATVDALRDLGHDVTRAAPEHGFAFGGAQLVRRLPDGGYVAGSDPRKDGLAVGF
- a CDS encoding peptidylprolyl isomerase, with the translated sequence MSEAKSGDTVHVHYTGTLDDGTVFDSSEGRDPLTVTLGSGQVIPGFEAAVVGMSVGETKKARLEPHDAYGERRDDLMLDVPRSDLPEDLEVELGTPLQLQQEDGQAVPVTVAALDDTSITLDANPPLAGQALTFEMTLVDLQAG